One Candidatus Niyogibacteria bacterium genomic region harbors:
- a CDS encoding cation diffusion facilitator family transporter, whose amino-acid sequence MPHEHDAARNLKDLPYFRLNLCLSALIILIQLTGGILSGSKALIVDTAHVFTHAATEVLVIIALWTGSKKIDRVGSRLIIFLLLFLFVPWLMWEAVERYLKPESIIAPIMFWATILGLLGNAAQRFIVRGRGLSSKSADRYKLCLDTDIYSSLGVLLGAIIIYFNPAWLIVDTLIAFAIAVWIIRKVIKMA is encoded by the coding sequence TTGCCTCATGAGCATGACGCGGCGCGAAATTTAAAAGATCTGCCTTATTTCCGGCTTAATCTCTGTTTATCGGCGCTCATTATTCTTATCCAGCTTACCGGCGGAATATTATCCGGAAGCAAGGCCTTGATCGTTGACACGGCTCATGTATTCACCCACGCCGCGACTGAGGTCTTGGTCATTATCGCTCTTTGGACCGGAAGCAAAAAAATAGACAGGGTCGGTTCCCGGCTTATTATTTTCCTGCTTCTTTTCTTGTTTGTCCCTTGGCTTATGTGGGAAGCGGTGGAGCGCTACTTAAAACCGGAGAGTATCATAGCGCCTATTATGTTTTGGGCAACCATATTGGGGCTCTTGGGCAACGCGGCGCAAAGATTCATAGTGCGCGGCCGGGGGCTTTCAAGCAAAAGCGCGGACAGATACAAATTATGTCTGGACACCGACATCTATAGTTCTCTTGGAGTTCTTTTAGGAGCAATAATCATTTATTTTAACCCCGCTTGGTTGATTGTTGATACTTTAATCGCTTTCGCTATCGCCGTCTGGATAATCCGGAAAGTCATAAAAATGGCCTAA